A part of Planctomycetota bacterium genomic DNA contains:
- a CDS encoding DUF58 domain-containing protein, with the protein MTLLLPNPISAARSNRLLTALLAAALAALLCGLFVHANGYVWLAAAAAILGIGLAWPWVVIRATTARLRFDSERGREGEPASATLDVRCRLPWKPIGLRLDGDAALAGEVEVGRRALDWTPKRFGPVGKGLVLSFSRPFGLWTATKQIELSREMLIWPATHKAGPVPDCEGRDSGEHAGRRVGTGGEFCGVRDFRAGDRLRLVHWAQSAKHERLVVRETLADATPQVCVGLSLNTKNHPDADAFDAAVRHAASMVEGWTRSGSTVVLAVDDRRISCPPNAKPRIALDALALLSANDLTNEAAMPANVDVWARDERRPT; encoded by the coding sequence ATGACGTTGCTACTCCCCAACCCGATCTCGGCCGCCCGGTCGAACCGGTTGCTGACCGCCCTTCTCGCGGCGGCGTTGGCGGCGTTACTGTGCGGGTTGTTCGTCCACGCCAACGGCTACGTCTGGCTAGCCGCGGCGGCAGCGATCCTTGGCATCGGGCTGGCCTGGCCGTGGGTCGTCATACGGGCGACGACGGCGAGGCTTCGGTTCGACAGCGAGCGCGGCCGGGAGGGCGAACCGGCGTCGGCGACGCTGGACGTGCGGTGCCGATTGCCGTGGAAGCCGATCGGGCTTCGGCTCGATGGCGACGCGGCGTTGGCCGGCGAAGTCGAGGTCGGGCGGCGGGCACTGGACTGGACGCCCAAGCGCTTCGGGCCGGTCGGCAAGGGACTCGTGCTGAGCTTCTCGCGACCGTTCGGCCTGTGGACCGCGACCAAACAAATCGAGCTGTCGCGTGAGATGCTGATCTGGCCCGCGACTCACAAGGCCGGCCCCGTGCCTGATTGCGAAGGTCGTGACAGCGGCGAACACGCCGGGCGCCGCGTCGGCACCGGCGGCGAGTTCTGCGGCGTCCGCGACTTCCGCGCCGGCGACCGACTCCGCCTCGTGCATTGGGCACAGTCGGCCAAACATGAACGGCTCGTGGTTCGCGAAACCCTGGCAGATGCGACGCCGCAGGTGTGCGTCGGTCTGTCGCTCAATACGAAAAATCATCCCGACGCCGATGCGTTCGACGCGGCAGTCCGTCACGCCGCCTCGATGGTCGAGGGGTGGACACGGTCGGGTTCGACGGTGGTGCTTGCGGTCGACGATCGACGGATCAGTTGCCCGCCCAACGCGAAGCCGCGGATCGCGCTCGATGCGTTAGCTTTGCTGTCGGCGAACGACCTCACGAACGAGGCGGCCATGCCGGCGAACGTCGATGTGTGGGCGCGAGACGAAAGGCGGCCGACGTGA
- a CDS encoding MogA/MoaB family molybdenum cofactor biosynthesis protein: protein MGVEEHRTAAESVEVRVAVVTVSDTRGPDDDPSGDLIAGLLTEAGMAVAERIHIPDDLTTISNRITPLVNDDHIDAVICTGGTGIAERDVTPEAVGPLINRPMPAFEALFAQLSFAEVGPAALLSRATAGIADRTFIAALPGSPKAVRLAVEQLLVPELRHIVKHLRRT, encoded by the coding sequence ATGGGCGTTGAGGAACACCGCACCGCAGCCGAGTCCGTCGAGGTGCGCGTCGCCGTCGTCACCGTGAGCGACACGCGCGGCCCCGACGACGATCCGAGCGGCGACCTGATCGCCGGGCTTCTCACAGAAGCCGGCATGGCCGTCGCGGAGCGAATTCACATACCGGATGATTTAACGACGATTTCCAACCGCATCACGCCGCTCGTGAATGACGATCACATCGACGCAGTGATCTGCACCGGCGGCACCGGGATCGCCGAGCGCGACGTCACCCCCGAGGCGGTTGGCCCGTTGATCAATCGCCCCATGCCGGCATTCGAGGCACTTTTCGCCCAACTCAGCTTCGCCGAGGTCGGCCCCGCCGCCTTGCTCAGCCGCGCAACCGCCGGGATCGCCGACCGCACCTTCATCGCCGCCCTACCTGGCAGCCCCAAGGCCGTCCGGCTCGCCGTGGAACAACTCCTGGTCCCCGAGCTGCGCCACATCGTCAAGCATCTGCGTCGCACTTGA
- the crcB gene encoding fluoride efflux transporter CrcB produces MPAWLMQTILIAAGGATGACLRAGLNAIGKRHFADTPWPIATFTANVVGCLAIGVLHVWLAAKFADRSELRAALIVGVLGALTTFSSYGLEVAQLAEDKRYLAAVGYVLASNAIGIALVIAGLRLGRLI; encoded by the coding sequence ATGCCCGCGTGGTTGATGCAGACGATCTTGATCGCGGCCGGCGGGGCGACCGGGGCATGCCTGCGGGCCGGGCTCAACGCGATCGGCAAGCGTCACTTCGCCGACACGCCTTGGCCGATCGCGACGTTCACCGCCAACGTGGTCGGTTGTCTGGCGATCGGTGTGTTGCACGTTTGGCTCGCGGCAAAATTCGCGGATCGATCGGAGCTGCGGGCCGCGTTGATCGTCGGGGTGCTCGGGGCGCTCACGACGTTCAGCAGCTACGGCCTGGAAGTCGCGCAGCTTGCCGAGGACAAACGTTACTTGGCGGCAGTCGGTTATGTTTTGGCCAGCAACGCCATCGGCATCGCGTTGGTCATCGCGGGGCTGCGGTTGGGGCGATTGATCTAG
- a CDS encoding DUF3891 family protein, with the protein MIRRHLGASFRLIRQTDHAALSGALAAALREPLTNEAVLGITLHDAGWSEHDDAPTLNNDGEPRDVFESTLALGLPIWGASAERAGEQHPYAGLLVSLHSLALAGHQLSADTERRTQFDWLTLTTRMAELQTQWREQLGMRVDRPTHHGLAAGWSDDREDTLRRDFRWLRAFDKISLDACRTDVAFGTIEVGPDMVLRVERPGDTDVKIGPWPFAEDALEFDVPYRAVPARRYATAGELHEALVDAPTETMRFSFRPLR; encoded by the coding sequence ATGATCCGCCGCCACCTCGGCGCCAGCTTTCGCCTGATCCGCCAAACCGACCACGCCGCGCTCAGCGGTGCGCTGGCGGCGGCGTTGCGTGAGCCCTTAACCAACGAAGCGGTCCTCGGCATCACGCTGCACGACGCCGGCTGGTCGGAGCACGATGACGCTCCGACATTGAACAATGACGGCGAGCCGAGAGACGTGTTCGAGTCAACGCTGGCGCTGGGCCTGCCGATCTGGGGCGCGTCGGCAGAGCGAGCCGGTGAGCAACACCCCTACGCCGGGCTCCTGGTCAGTCTCCACTCGCTTGCATTGGCCGGCCATCAACTCTCGGCCGACACCGAGCGCCGGACGCAGTTCGATTGGCTCACGCTCACCACGCGGATGGCCGAACTCCAAACCCAATGGCGGGAACAGCTCGGCATGCGTGTCGACCGACCGACGCATCATGGCCTCGCGGCCGGCTGGTCCGACGACCGCGAAGACACACTCCGGCGCGACTTCCGCTGGCTTCGGGCGTTCGACAAGATCAGCCTCGACGCATGCCGGACCGACGTCGCGTTCGGCACCATCGAGGTCGGCCCGGACATGGTGTTGCGTGTGGAACGGCCGGGCGACACGGACGTGAAGATCGGGCCGTGGCCGTTCGCGGAGGATGCGTTGGAGTTCGACGTGCCGTACCGGGCGGTGCCGGCGCGACGATACGCGACCGCCGGTGAACTCCACGAGGCCCTAGTCGACGCGCCGACGGAAACGATGCGGTTCTCGTTTCGACCGCTGCGGTGA
- a CDS encoding Trm112 family protein: MQLDAATLELLRCPMTQSKLTLEDEELVAAVGGLRYPVRDGIPVLLVEEAGLPEGFETLDALREKLKADGHAVRA; encoded by the coding sequence ATGCAACTCGACGCCGCCACGCTGGAACTGCTCCGTTGCCCGATGACCCAGAGCAAGCTCACGCTCGAGGATGAGGAACTCGTTGCCGCCGTCGGTGGGCTGCGCTACCCCGTTCGCGACGGCATCCCGGTCCTGCTCGTGGAAGAAGCCGGCCTGCCCGAAGGTTTCGAGACGCTCGACGCCTTGCGTGAAAAACTCAAGGCCGACGGCCATGCGGTGCGTGCCTAG
- a CDS encoding ABC transporter permease → MPATVYTIALKLLTGDRIKYLGCVFGVAFSTLLLGQQITIFIGLLALSASGVNTVRDADIWVSDPRVQYIDEGEPLRDVELYRVRSVPSVEWAAPFFVDRGTLRSPDLDRAYLVEIRGLDDATLAGAPVEMVMGNLEDVRNPETVLINASGYQLIWPGEDYELGRVVEINERRVKIVGICEIPSTFLADKIFYATYSTAVNLAPGQRNRLSYVIADPVDGRDPAEVAKEIEAATGLQALTRDAFADRSIRFVLENTGIPVSFGAVIIMGAVVGIAIVSLTFYQFVSDNLRQFAALKAVGVTNWQIIRMVFVQATLIEIVGFGLGVGGAALFFYAGQDSPDLKYFIFRWQVVLGIFVAITLIMLLSIVTSIRRVLVLDPAVVFRG, encoded by the coding sequence TTGCCGGCCACCGTGTACACCATCGCGCTCAAACTTCTCACCGGCGATCGAATCAAGTACCTCGGCTGCGTCTTCGGCGTGGCGTTTTCGACGCTGCTGCTGGGCCAGCAGATCACGATTTTCATCGGCCTGTTGGCGCTCTCGGCCAGTGGCGTGAACACCGTCCGCGACGCCGACATCTGGGTCAGCGATCCCCGCGTTCAGTACATCGACGAGGGCGAGCCGCTGCGGGACGTGGAGCTTTATCGCGTGCGTTCGGTGCCGAGCGTCGAGTGGGCGGCCCCGTTTTTCGTCGATCGCGGGACGCTGCGGAGTCCGGATCTGGACCGGGCTTACTTGGTCGAAATCCGCGGGCTCGATGACGCAACGCTCGCCGGGGCACCGGTCGAGATGGTCATGGGCAATCTCGAGGACGTGCGTAACCCGGAGACCGTGCTGATCAACGCATCGGGCTACCAACTCATCTGGCCGGGCGAGGATTACGAGCTGGGCCGGGTGGTCGAGATCAACGAACGCCGGGTGAAGATCGTCGGCATCTGCGAGATCCCGTCGACGTTCCTGGCGGACAAGATTTTCTACGCGACCTACTCGACGGCAGTGAACCTTGCGCCGGGGCAACGCAATCGGCTGAGCTACGTCATTGCCGACCCGGTCGATGGGCGTGACCCGGCCGAGGTGGCCAAGGAAATCGAAGCGGCCACCGGGTTGCAGGCCCTGACCCGCGACGCCTTCGCCGACCGGTCGATCCGCTTCGTCCTTGAAAACACCGGCATTCCCGTCAGCTTCGGCGCGGTGATCATCATGGGCGCGGTCGTCGGCATCGCGATCGTCTCGCTCACGTTCTACCAGTTCGTGAGTGACAATCTCCGCCAGTTCGCCGCGCTCAAGGCGGTCGGCGTCACCAACTGGCAGATCATCCGCATGGTCTTCGTGCAAGCGACGCTCATCGAGATCGTCGGTTTCGGGCTCGGCGTCGGCGGCGCGGCGCTGTTCTTCTACGCCGGTCAGGACTCGCCGGACCTGAAGTACTTCATCTTCCGCTGGCAGGTCGTGCTGGGCATCTTCGTCGCGATCACGCTCATCATGCTGCTCTCGATCGTGACGAGCATCCGCCGTGTCCTCGTGCTCGACCCCGCCGTGGTCTTCCGCGGATAA
- a CDS encoding transglutaminase domain-containing protein has protein sequence MKHEESSIGMIAMVAVLVATLSVGLANLGWQSPWWVLGHGAALFAGALLVRWVLTKIRGAWSAKGWEHAVAGIVITGLGLRFAFDPLPTEWLVLDALRTGLLAMLAVPTVRRVEPVLMSVALALVLACSVLGDNVGVLIAAVGFAALGATWLARREESTRVPWGAVTAVALIAGGTAWMTHSSPMAHLAGLLPAWVDSSGGEQTGDQRATTGLGDGPDQQAGPSGDAGFDRSDFFCETDGQCLYDAFIESYGEPVEMSSDKTQALSLEEQQIGGHREQDFRQGRDQNGPTRRLTLRRHKHGTPHSADAVLWIEADAGQFPLRLPVLAFDHYHGGHWHEEPDQSVMSAMDNAGEDGYFRPVDQPIGGVWGAPRSVSISTGTYDGNVLPMPGGLTSFKMGRVSRADLFSSAAEPMLRVNRTSIPTGSVLDVTYRPVVRRALADEPLASVKIKHNDHLTAAALAREWAGHLPRGWQQIDAIIAGLREYAVHDPDATMPPDAHGHGCPVEQFLHDTRRGDAHLFASSAVLMLRSLGYDARLTGGYYADADAIDAETGRAIVQRRDAHVWPQVRLATEAGYASSRDAQQEGIARGGQWIDLEPTPGFALADGAPTLRQKAGFAWAATIGWIKHNWITLGVVGLLSGVIGWFRMPILNVLDTGLWLVRPAGEPRKLVLRTLRLLDRRAMRRGEPRPRQRSFAAWLGGDLATAADWALHAPPHVRAPVDVASACRTRVLPRRKPTPSAALPRIAYDLGAER, from the coding sequence GTGAAGCATGAAGAATCTTCCATCGGAATGATCGCGATGGTCGCCGTGCTGGTGGCCACGCTATCGGTGGGCTTGGCCAACCTCGGCTGGCAGTCGCCGTGGTGGGTGCTCGGCCATGGGGCGGCGCTGTTCGCCGGAGCCCTGTTGGTCCGTTGGGTGCTGACGAAAATACGCGGCGCTTGGTCGGCCAAAGGCTGGGAACACGCGGTCGCGGGCATCGTGATCACCGGGCTCGGGTTGCGGTTTGCGTTCGATCCGTTGCCCACGGAATGGCTGGTGCTCGACGCGTTGCGGACAGGGTTGCTGGCGATGTTGGCGGTGCCGACGGTTCGTCGCGTGGAGCCGGTGCTGATGAGCGTGGCGTTGGCGTTGGTCCTCGCGTGCAGTGTGCTCGGCGACAACGTCGGCGTCTTGATCGCGGCCGTCGGGTTCGCGGCGCTCGGTGCGACGTGGCTCGCACGGCGTGAGGAGTCGACGCGCGTGCCATGGGGCGCGGTCACCGCCGTCGCGCTCATCGCCGGCGGCACGGCGTGGATGACGCACAGTTCGCCGATGGCACACTTGGCCGGCTTGCTCCCGGCATGGGTCGATTCGAGCGGCGGCGAACAAACCGGCGACCAACGCGCCACCACCGGCCTCGGCGACGGCCCCGATCAGCAGGCCGGCCCCAGCGGCGATGCGGGCTTCGATCGCTCCGACTTCTTCTGCGAAACCGACGGCCAGTGCTTGTACGACGCCTTCATCGAAAGCTACGGCGAGCCGGTCGAGATGTCGTCCGACAAGACCCAAGCCCTCTCGCTCGAGGAGCAACAGATCGGCGGGCACCGCGAACAGGATTTCCGCCAGGGCCGCGATCAAAACGGCCCGACACGTCGGCTCACGCTTCGACGTCACAAGCACGGCACGCCCCACTCGGCCGACGCCGTGCTCTGGATCGAAGCCGACGCCGGACAGTTCCCGCTGCGGTTGCCGGTGCTCGCGTTCGATCACTACCACGGCGGGCATTGGCACGAGGAGCCGGACCAGAGCGTGATGAGCGCGATGGACAACGCGGGCGAGGACGGTTACTTCCGCCCCGTGGATCAACCGATCGGCGGCGTCTGGGGGGCGCCCCGGTCGGTCTCGATTAGCACCGGTACGTACGACGGCAACGTGCTGCCGATGCCGGGCGGTTTGACGAGCTTCAAGATGGGCCGGGTCTCGCGGGCGGATCTGTTCAGCAGCGCGGCCGAGCCGATGCTGCGGGTCAACCGCACGAGCATCCCGACGGGCAGCGTGTTGGATGTAACGTACCGGCCGGTCGTACGGCGGGCGCTGGCGGACGAGCCGTTGGCGTCGGTGAAGATCAAGCATAACGATCACCTGACCGCAGCCGCGCTGGCACGGGAATGGGCCGGGCACTTGCCGCGCGGCTGGCAGCAGATCGACGCGATCATCGCCGGGCTTCGTGAGTACGCGGTGCATGATCCCGATGCCACGATGCCGCCGGACGCACACGGACACGGCTGCCCGGTCGAACAGTTCCTGCACGACACCCGTCGCGGCGACGCGCATTTGTTCGCCTCGTCGGCCGTGCTGATGCTGCGCAGCCTCGGCTACGACGCACGACTCACCGGCGGCTACTACGCCGACGCGGACGCCATCGACGCCGAGACCGGTCGGGCGATCGTGCAACGCCGCGATGCCCACGTCTGGCCGCAGGTCCGCCTGGCCACCGAAGCGGGCTACGCCAGCAGCCGAGACGCGCAGCAGGAAGGCATCGCCCGCGGCGGCCAATGGATCGACCTCGAACCCACGCCCGGCTTCGCACTCGCCGACGGTGCGCCGACGCTTCGGCAGAAGGCCGGATTCGCATGGGCGGCGACGATCGGTTGGATCAAACACAACTGGATCACGCTCGGCGTCGTCGGCCTGCTGAGCGGCGTCATCGGCTGGTTCCGCATGCCGATCCTCAACGTGCTCGACACGGGGCTTTGGCTGGTTCGACCGGCAGGCGAGCCTCGCAAGTTGGTGTTGCGTACGCTGCGTCTGCTGGACCGTCGGGCGATGCGACGTGGTGAGCCGCGACCCAGACAACGGAGCTTTGCCGCATGGCTCGGGGGTGATCTCGCAACGGCGGCCGACTGGGCGTTGCACGCCCCGCCGCACGTCCGCGCCCCGGTCGATGTCGCCTCGGCGTGCCGGACACGCGTCCTCCCCCGACGCAAGCCGACACCGTCCGCCGCCCTGCCACGCATCGCTTACGATCTCGGAGCCGAACGATGA
- a CDS encoding efflux RND transporter periplasmic adaptor subunit, giving the protein MNKLFRWSFLLGLPLIALAVGAWGISYSLATPAPVDTEPPSTPAKSTFAAQVGGLGIIEPRGEVIDVGVQEPGTVVGVFVEPGDTIQADAPLIEIDHEVQTARLEVAEASVDVARAQVSSAESTANAAAADVVAAEARLADAELTRRRLEAMADTRSASQDEIDAARLAVQVAEANLQQTQARKLQADADVDVSRQRVSQSEAQVHEARALLDRFTVTSPIAGTVLAVDIRLGEFAPAGIQTEPLMQLGDLSTLHVRVSVDETLAARVRPDAKAVGYLRGLADVEFPLTYIFREPLAVRKQNLTGGQTELIDTRVIEFVYRVDTTDPRLVTGSQMDVFIEVE; this is encoded by the coding sequence ATGAACAAGCTTTTTCGCTGGTCGTTCTTGTTGGGCCTGCCGTTGATCGCGCTAGCGGTCGGTGCGTGGGGGATTTCTTACTCGCTGGCGACGCCGGCTCCGGTCGATACCGAGCCGCCGAGCACGCCCGCGAAATCGACGTTTGCCGCACAAGTCGGCGGCCTGGGCATCATCGAGCCGCGTGGTGAGGTGATCGACGTCGGCGTGCAGGAGCCCGGCACGGTCGTCGGGGTCTTCGTCGAGCCGGGCGACACGATCCAGGCCGACGCGCCGCTGATCGAGATCGACCATGAGGTGCAGACGGCCCGACTCGAAGTCGCCGAGGCGTCGGTGGACGTGGCCCGGGCACAGGTCAGCAGCGCCGAGTCGACCGCGAACGCCGCGGCCGCCGACGTCGTCGCCGCCGAAGCCCGCCTCGCCGACGCGGAGCTCACCCGCCGGCGACTCGAAGCGATGGCCGACACCCGCAGCGCCAGCCAGGACGAGATCGACGCCGCCCGCCTCGCCGTCCAGGTCGCCGAGGCCAACCTCCAACAGACCCAGGCCCGCAAGCTACAGGCCGACGCCGACGTCGACGTCTCCCGCCAACGTGTTTCCCAGAGCGAGGCGCAGGTCCACGAAGCCCGCGCCCTGCTCGACCGCTTCACCGTGACCAGCCCGATCGCGGGGACGGTGCTCGCGGTGGACATTCGGCTCGGCGAGTTCGCACCGGCCGGGATCCAGACCGAGCCGCTCATGCAGCTCGGCGACCTTTCCACGCTCCACGTCCGCGTCTCGGTCGACGAAACCCTCGCCGCCCGTGTCCGGCCCGACGCCAAGGCGGTCGGCTATCTGCGCGGATTGGCCGACGTCGAGTTTCCGTTGACCTACATCTTCCGCGAGCCGCTGGCCGTCCGGAAGCAGAACCTCACCGGCGGCCAGACGGAACTCATCGACACCCGCGTCATCGAGTTCGTCTACCGCGTCGACACCACCGACCCGCGGCTGGTCACCGGCAGCCAAATGGACGTGTTCATTGAGGTGGAATGA
- a CDS encoding AAA family ATPase has protein sequence MRTTDDGTVIPLDTLPKIRDRLCGALRGKEDVVEHVMCCLLARAHVLLEDVPGLGKTTLAKAVASAVGGTFGRLQCTPDLLPGDVTGFSVFNQKSREFDFLPGPAFSDVLLVDEINRATPRTQSALLEAMAEGQITADNVRRDLSATFFVIATQNPVEHAGTYPLPEAQLDRFGMKLSVGYPGVDHELAMLEAAVGSESQATDEAPLLDDGGLRTLQRHVASVAAEQRVRQYLVDLAAASRKHPRVTLGISPRGLLIWQRLAQAKATLRGNDYVTADDVQSVARPCLAVRLGTDAEPAGVIDELLEKVSVPDGDVR, from the coding sequence ATGAGAACCACCGACGACGGAACCGTGATCCCGCTCGACACACTCCCGAAGATTCGTGACCGGCTGTGCGGGGCACTGCGCGGCAAGGAAGACGTGGTCGAACACGTCATGTGCTGTCTGTTGGCGCGGGCCCATGTGCTGCTCGAAGACGTGCCCGGGCTCGGCAAGACGACGCTCGCCAAGGCGGTGGCGTCGGCGGTTGGCGGCACCTTCGGCCGACTCCAATGCACGCCCGACCTGCTGCCCGGCGACGTGACCGGCTTCTCCGTGTTCAACCAGAAGTCGCGCGAGTTCGACTTCCTGCCCGGCCCGGCATTCTCCGACGTGCTGCTCGTCGACGAGATCAACCGCGCCACGCCACGCACCCAATCCGCCCTGCTCGAAGCGATGGCCGAGGGGCAAATCACCGCCGACAACGTGCGGCGCGATCTCTCGGCGACGTTCTTCGTCATCGCCACGCAAAACCCGGTCGAACACGCCGGGACCTATCCGCTGCCCGAGGCTCAGCTCGACCGGTTCGGTATGAAGCTCAGCGTCGGCTACCCCGGCGTCGATCACGAACTCGCGATGCTCGAAGCCGCCGTTGGCAGTGAGTCGCAGGCCACGGACGAGGCGCCGCTGCTTGATGACGGCGGACTGCGGACGTTGCAACGACACGTCGCGTCGGTTGCGGCGGAGCAACGCGTCCGGCAGTACCTTGTCGACCTCGCCGCCGCGTCCCGGAAACACCCGCGGGTCACGCTCGGCATCAGCCCGCGCGGCCTGCTCATCTGGCAACGCCTCGCGCAGGCCAAAGCCACGCTCCGTGGCAACGATTATGTCACCGCCGACGACGTGCAGTCGGTCGCCCGACCATGCCTGGCCGTCCGCCTCGGCACCGACGCCGAACCGGCGGGCGTGATTGATGAACTGCTCGAAAAAGTGTCCGTGCCGGACGGAGATGTACGATGA
- a CDS encoding ABC transporter ATP-binding protein, with protein MNDQPLISAPLISARGIRKEFRSGEVVTQVLHGIDLDVNAGELSFLVGQSGCGKTTLISIMSGILSPTAGTITYHIDGESTDLFKLRDGRRVVFRRDHIGFIFQQYSLLEQLTAAENAAITLVASGVPLGKAVAKTRDMLGELGLGDHMHKYPKQLSGGQQQRVAIARALVHEPEFLVCDEPTAALDAETGHQVMDLLRDVASAPERAVLVVTHDNRIFEFADRIVSMNDGNLVDDKRQSADKRESSSADLEVAL; from the coding sequence ATGAACGATCAACCGCTTATCTCGGCACCGCTCATTTCAGCACGGGGCATCCGCAAGGAGTTCCGCAGCGGCGAAGTCGTCACGCAGGTACTCCACGGCATCGACCTCGACGTCAACGCCGGCGAACTCTCATTCCTCGTCGGCCAATCGGGCTGCGGCAAGACCACGCTCATCTCGATCATGTCCGGCATCCTCTCGCCCACCGCCGGCACGATCACCTACCACATCGATGGCGAGTCGACCGACCTGTTCAAGCTCCGCGACGGCAGGCGGGTCGTGTTTCGCCGCGACCACATCGGCTTCATCTTCCAGCAGTACAGCCTGCTCGAACAGCTCACCGCCGCGGAGAATGCCGCGATCACCCTCGTCGCCAGCGGCGTGCCGCTCGGCAAGGCCGTTGCGAAAACCCGTGACATGCTGGGCGAACTGGGGCTGGGCGACCACATGCACAAGTACCCCAAGCAGCTCTCGGGCGGCCAGCAGCAACGCGTGGCGATCGCGCGGGCACTGGTCCACGAGCCGGAGTTTCTCGTGTGCGACGAGCCGACCGCCGCGCTCGACGCCGAGACGGGGCACCAGGTCATGGACCTGCTCCGCGACGTCGCCTCGGCACCGGAGCGGGCGGTGCTGGTGGTCACCCACGACAACCGCATCTTCGAGTTCGCCGACCGGATCGTGTCGATGAACGACGGCAACCTCGTGGACGACAAACGTCAGTCCGCCGACAAACGTGAATCCTCATCCGCCGACTTGGAGGTCGCGCTATGA